The following proteins are co-located in the Vigna angularis cultivar LongXiaoDou No.4 chromosome 2, ASM1680809v1, whole genome shotgun sequence genome:
- the LOC108322429 gene encoding probable 2-oxoglutarate-dependent dioxygenase SLC1: MSPAMALNEQRSKDDAAEEQIEYEKGEKHLCEKGHIRAVPKKYILPVADRPTKTVKDSNVLNQNLQLPIIDFAELLGPNRPQVLQSLSNACQQYGFFQLVNHCISDDVVRSMIDVSGRFFDLPLEERVKYMTTDMGAPVRCGTSFSQTKDSVLCWRDFLKLLCHPLPDFLPHWPVSPLDFRKVVGTYAEESRHLFLVVMEAILESLGIMEKEEKESVMEEFENGSQMMVANFYPRCPEPELTLGIPPHSDYGFLTLLVQEEVEGLQVQYQDKWVTVQPIPNAFVINVGDHLEIYSNGKYKSILHRVIVNEVKSRVSVASLHSLPFNSTVKPSPKLVDEDNPKRYMDTDFATFLAYVSSQEPNKKDFLESRKLL, translated from the exons ATGTCGCCTGCAATGGCACTAAATGAGCAGAGGAGCAAGGATGATGCAGCAGAAGAACAAATTGAATATGAGAAAGGAGAGAAGCATCTGTGTGAGAAAGGTCATATTCGTGCTGTACCTAAGAAGTACATACTTCCTGTTGCTGACAGACCCACCAAGACTGTGAAAGATTCGAATGTTTTGAACCAAAATCTTCAGTTACCCATCATTGATTTTGCCGAATTGCTTGGTCCGAACAGGCCCCAAGTCCTTCAATCCCTATCCAATGCTTGTCAACAGTATGGATTTTTCCAG CTGGTAAATCATTGCATCTCAGATGATGTTGTGAGGAGCATGATAGATGTGAGTGGAAGGTTCTTTGATCTGCCTTTGGAGGAGAGAGTTAAGTACATGACAACTGATATGGGAGCACCGGTTCGATGTGGGACCAGTTTCAGTCAAACCAAAGACAGTGTGTTGTGTTGGAGGGATTTCCTGAAACTCCTGTGCCATCCCTTACCAGATTTCCTCCCCCATTGGCCTGTTTCACCACTGGACTTTCG GAAAGTAGTTGGCACCTACGCGGAAGAAAGCAGACATTTGTTTCTGGTGGTAATGGAAGCGATCCTAGAGAGCTTGGGAATAATGGAAAAGGAGGAAAAAGAGAGTGTAATGGAAGAGTTTGAAAATGGGAGTCAAATGATGGTGGCGAATTTCTACCCACGATGCCCTGAACCGGAGCTTACCTTGGGTATACCCCCTCACTCCGACTATGGCTTCCTCACACTTCTTGTACAAGAAGAGGTAGAAGGCTTGCAAGTTCAGTACCAAGACAAATGGGTCACTGTTCAACCCATTCCCAATGCCTTTGTAATCAACGTTGGTGATCACTTAGAG ATATATAGCAACGGAAAATACAAGAGCATATTGCATAGAGTTATAGTGAATGAAGTTAAGAGTAGAGTGTCGGTGGCTTCGCTTCATAGCCTTCCATTTAACAGCACAGTGAAACCGTCACCAAAACTCGTCGATGAAGACAATCCCAAGCGTTACATGGACACAGATTTTGCCACTTTTCTTGCCTACGTATCTTCCCAAGAGCCAAATAAGAAGGATTTTCTCGAGTCAAGAAAATTGCTGTGA
- the LOC108322417 gene encoding protein RGF1 INDUCIBLE TRANSCRIPTION FACTOR 1 isoform X2 yields MDTVLVPPWLEQLLHTPFFNICRIHADAARSECNMFCLDCNGEAFCFYCRSSRHKDHRVIQIRRSSYHDVVRVAEIERVLDISGVQTYVINSARVLFLNVRPQPKSGKGVAHICEICGRSLLDPFRFCSLGCKLEGIKKNGDASFALDGRNEELTMETTTTTTTSTSRGSVSSNQQEEGLREGSTQDMYQVTPPSNARRRKGIPHRAPFAS; encoded by the exons ATG GACACAGTTCTGGTACCTCCTTGGCTGGAACAACTTCTTCACACACCTTTCTTCAATATTTGTCGAATTCACGCAGACGCAGCCAGGAGTGAATGTAACATGTTTTGTTTAGATTGCAATGGCGAAGCCTTCTGTTTTTATTGCCGTTCTTCTCGACACAAAGATCATCGAGTCATTCAG ATAAGAAGATCTTCGTATCATGATGTAGTGAGGGTGGCTGAAATTGAGAGGGTGTTGGACATAAGTGGAGTGCAGACATATGTGATAAACAGTGCTCGAGTTTTGTTCTTGAATGTGAGGCCACAACCAAAATCTGGGAAAGGAGTAGCTCACATTTGTGAGATTTGTGGAAGGAGCCTCTTGGACCCATTTCGCTTCTGTTCTTTGGGATGTAAG CTTGaaggaataaagaaaaatgggGATGCAAGCTTTGCTTTGGATGGTAGAAATGAAGAATTGACAATGGAGACTACCACCACTACCACTACATCAACTTCAAGAGGATCAGTCTCATCAAATCAGCAAGAAGAAGGATTGCGTGAAGGTTCAACACAAGACATGTATCAAGTCACACCTCCTTCAAACGCAAGGAGAAGAAAAGGAATTCCTCATAGGGCACCCTTTGCCTCCTAA
- the LOC108322417 gene encoding protein RGF1 INDUCIBLE TRANSCRIPTION FACTOR 1 isoform X1 encodes MGFEQDTVLVPPWLEQLLHTPFFNICRIHADAARSECNMFCLDCNGEAFCFYCRSSRHKDHRVIQIRRSSYHDVVRVAEIERVLDISGVQTYVINSARVLFLNVRPQPKSGKGVAHICEICGRSLLDPFRFCSLGCKLEGIKKNGDASFALDGRNEELTMETTTTTTTSTSRGSVSSNQQEEGLREGSTQDMYQVTPPSNARRRKGIPHRAPFAS; translated from the exons ATGGGATTTGAACAGGACACAGTTCTGGTACCTCCTTGGCTGGAACAACTTCTTCACACACCTTTCTTCAATATTTGTCGAATTCACGCAGACGCAGCCAGGAGTGAATGTAACATGTTTTGTTTAGATTGCAATGGCGAAGCCTTCTGTTTTTATTGCCGTTCTTCTCGACACAAAGATCATCGAGTCATTCAG ATAAGAAGATCTTCGTATCATGATGTAGTGAGGGTGGCTGAAATTGAGAGGGTGTTGGACATAAGTGGAGTGCAGACATATGTGATAAACAGTGCTCGAGTTTTGTTCTTGAATGTGAGGCCACAACCAAAATCTGGGAAAGGAGTAGCTCACATTTGTGAGATTTGTGGAAGGAGCCTCTTGGACCCATTTCGCTTCTGTTCTTTGGGATGTAAG CTTGaaggaataaagaaaaatgggGATGCAAGCTTTGCTTTGGATGGTAGAAATGAAGAATTGACAATGGAGACTACCACCACTACCACTACATCAACTTCAAGAGGATCAGTCTCATCAAATCAGCAAGAAGAAGGATTGCGTGAAGGTTCAACACAAGACATGTATCAAGTCACACCTCCTTCAAACGCAAGGAGAAGAAAAGGAATTCCTCATAGGGCACCCTTTGCCTCCTAA